A DNA window from Ahaetulla prasina isolate Xishuangbanna chromosome 7, ASM2864084v1, whole genome shotgun sequence contains the following coding sequences:
- the LOC131201756 gene encoding uncharacterized protein K02A2.6-like translates to MKSLARSYVWWPLMDKDISDRVGKCQSCQESRSLPPTAPVREWEKPQGPWSRIHIDFAGPFHGQTFLIVVDAYSKWLEIILMKSTTAEAVITVLRHLFVTHGLPDTLVSDNGPQFTANQFEGYLVGEGIRHVLSAPFHPATNGLAERFVRSTKEALSRISPGDWQTKIDTFLAVQHRTPCVTTGRSPAELLMGR, encoded by the coding sequence atgaagagtttagcgaggagttatgtatggtggcccttaatggataaggacatcagtgacagggtagggaaatgccaatcctgccaagagtcgaggtcgctaccccctacagccccagttagagagtgggagaaaccccaggggccatggtccaggattcacatagattttgcggggccgttccatgggcagacctttttaattgtagtagatgcctactcaaaatggttagaaataatcctcatgaaaagcacaacggccgaagcagtaatcacagtcctaaggcatctattcgtaacacacggcctgcccgacaccctagtctctgacaacggcccgcaattcacggcaaaccagtttgaggggtatttagtgggagagggcatcagacatgtcctctcggcgcctttccacccggcgacgaatggacttgcagaacgtttcgttcggagcaccaaggaagcgctatctaggataagtccaggcgactggcaaacgaaaatagacactttcctggccgtccaacataggaccccttgtgtaacaactggccgcagcccagcagaactcttaatgggcagg
- the TMEM213 gene encoding transmembrane protein 213 yields MEPLICIAFSILLLSSAFQNTFSKDMEVESTNLSCSHPEFCSEAATCCQIGMDGYGWIAAAVGWSLWFLTLIIFCIDKMTKLRPDESKY; encoded by the exons ATGGAGCCATTGATCTGTATTGCCTTCTCTATTCTTTTGCTCTCTTCAGCTTTCCAGAACACATTTTCAAAAG ATATGGAAGTGGAATCTACCAACCTTTCATGTTCTC ATCCTGAATTCTGCTCCGAAGCAGCCACCTGTTGCCAGATTGGTATGGATGGGTACGGTTGGATTGCTGCAGCGGTTGGCTGGAGTCTCTGGTTTCTCACCCTTATCATCTTCTGCATTGATAAAATGACCAAGCTCAGGCCTGATGAATCCAAATATTAG